The following proteins are co-located in the Equus caballus isolate H_3958 breed thoroughbred chromosome 15, TB-T2T, whole genome shotgun sequence genome:
- the LOC102147361 gene encoding uncharacterized protein, producing the protein MGPAAESLILSGRNMTLVAQKLHLQPDCQSHQEELVTTAQRILVATTKVLLLEDAAMARKVVRAAGWCLTCLDALEAAGDAASLRGPFADLAAALRGLGGLTARGPGGRLGRAGRMLRRCVPALLAAARGHLRRPRDPQLAASRGHVFALTRQTLGELLARLEPGAAAPASSARSGALPRRLRQLRELLAAPGPGQAREGPRDALLAAVLWPCMRLAACSAPPDRLRLVALCRRLLELRGAGRRLGRIDGSPGTGLASLPPGQECAALQAATEALAQGVRAGLLRQILDTFTDTQSPLQRLVQAALAAPPFSSPRDAEGQPKSLQLLLADFQDQAKQMLRVAHLVWVCCSRQQTGKDVEATTAGLWELVVRVQQLFSQSPEGSGPDWSPAALQAVLQAWARASEGLLACFDDVLNIPEFLGVSIQEMTKRLDFFTWALRKRDSREFSRLVAYLQGRATHIGQVMSRYVDQDRDPIFRNGLRVLIRQLEESSLVLGAAAERCSGGHSSQDTDAFLTMAKHLICSAQSIREGLDGTNHPDILSPLRHQVQRFDIAKRQPYFILPSLQDSIVSELKHQRGSGLGKSDLGTSYPPRDHLSSPWIPGTRPQRGGSPLPAISKLVLAVESQAVTSACSSLQDQDAAVDAAQEALAREGPLGLKRMTGLEEISTLVPSASDLAGEIAHCTTAGTDRLVEVALQLSGRTRETRQGLVAMAGDWYPLCQQLFCNDPAADLRENMAVFVELQQNLASVVQLAAKSGPMDLGKKDSDSTGHPEALLQMQGRLQEAETHAKQLLDKILASDGLQDLKSWEESIEDGCLLWSVTIQDLLQCMERLSGRQGLFLFLRQAVNDQQGLQEGLAQAADVSRRLQEAARLSSLLCGEEKVKGEISFLCREVHVLTEALLDVAQILASSPKPSPSLSTRFELLYLELTLRAKALTGHLSSINADYEHALQAAFCPRLSVCRDPQTRPESSLERMVSGIQAVQEIVAGGQESGPCQESLLVALESILVLTKEVAQRVPVVREHPEEWGMHILDWLQWEWAAKAHHAVTQLQAWKGGHTKAWRLLAQCLKPSSETAVMKPSDEQDPVQRQLHHAEGASGMAAAGSMDSQGAAPRDTPGSSVGTCTADPGIAGTITADLGTQQQSGTPASAPGCPAWLRADLDQPLPEDGSADSGNRITQITREMAKEVFLMAQSLRRRGRIMTKDQLITSARKIATSGQNFAKLICIIAKNCTDQRCSRELLCAVEQIQTVSSQLRIISGVKASLARSKSSEELLVENAQQLLCAVSKTVGAAEAASLWGLRQASPDPDELEVAAFCMEWRRKQLRHRLQETSNLDCDELGLRKTSTKGSPTLAALVQETS; encoded by the exons ATGGGGCCTGCTGCCGAGTCTCTGATCCTCTCCGGGAGGAACATGACGCTGGTCGCTCAGAAGCTCCATCTTCAGCCGGACTgtcagagccaccaggaggagcTAGTGACCACAGCTCAGCGGATCCTAGTGGCCACCACGAAG GTCCTGCTCCTGGAAGACGCTGCGATGGCGAGGAAGGTGGTGCGGGCGGCGGGATGGTGCCTGACCTGCCTGGACGCGCTGGAGGCGGCGGGCGACGCGGCCTCGCTGCGCGGCCCCTTCGCGGATCTGGCCGCGGCGCTGCGGGGCCTGGGCGGCCTGACCGCGCGCGGGCCCGGGGGGCGCCTGGGCCGCGCCGGCCGCATGCTGCGGCGCTGTGTCCCCGCGCTGCTCGCGGCCGCCCGTGGCCACCTCCGGCGTCCGCGCGACCCGCAGCTGGCGGCCTCCCGGGGCCACGTTTTCGCTCTGACCAGGCAGACGCTCGGCGAGCTCCTGGCGCGGCTGGAGCCCGGCGCCGCGGCCCCTGCGTCCAGTGCCCGGAGCGGCGCGCTCCCCCGGCGCCTGCGGCAGCTGCGCGAGCTCCTGGCGGCGCCCGGGCCCGGGCAGGCGCGCGAAGGCCCGCGGGACGCGCTCCTGGCCGCCGTGCTCTGGCCCTGCATGCGCCTGGCCGCCTGCTCCGCGCCGCCCGACAGGCTGCGCCTGGTGGCCCTCTGCCGCCGGCTGCTGGAGCTGCGGGGCGCCGGCCGGCGCCTGGGCCGGATCGATGGGTCTCCGGGGACAGGCCTGGCGAGCCTGCCGCCGGGGCAGGAGTGCGCAGCGCTGCAGGCCGCGACTGAGGCCCTCGCCCAGGGAGTCCGCGCTGGGTTACTGCGCCAGATCCTGGACACGTTCACCGACACGCAAAGTCCTCTTCAGAGGCTGGTCCAGGCCGCCTTGGCCGCTCCCCCTTTCAGCTCTCCGCGCGATGCCGAGGGCCAGCCAAAGAGCCTCCAGCTTCTCCTTGCTGATTTCCAGGACCAGGCCAAGCAGATGCTCAGAGTGGCGCACTTAGTCTGGGTTTGCTGCTCCCGACAACAAACTGGCAAAGACGTCGAGGCCACCACGGCGGGCCTCTGGGAGCTTGTGGTCAGAGTGCAACAGCTTTTCTCGCAAAGCCCCGAAGGGTCTGGTCCGGACTGGAGCCCCGCCGCCCTGCAGGCCGTGCTTCAGGCGTGGGCCAGGGCATCTGAAGGCCTACTGGCCTGTTTTGACGACGTTCTCAATATTCCTGAGTTCCTGGGTGTGTCCATTCAGGAAATGACCAAGCGCTTGGACTTCTTTACATGGGCTTTGAGGAAGAGAGATTCTAGAGAGTTTTCTCGACTCGTGGCATATTTACAGGGCCGAGCCACGCACATAGGGCAGGTGATGAGCAGGTATGTGGACCAAGATCGAGATCCCATTTTCCGGAATGGCCTGAGAGTCTTGATTCGGCAGCTGGAGGAATCTTCCCTGGTCCTGGGTGCAGCTGCTGAGCGCTGTTCAGGTGGGCACAGCTCTCAGGACACAGATGCGTTTTTAACCATGGCAAAGCATCTGATCTGCTCAGCTCAGAGCATCCGAGAGGGTCTGGATGGGACTAACCACCCAGATATCCTCAGCCCCCTTCGACACCAAGTCCAAAGGTTTGATATTGCTAAGAGACAGCCTTATTTTATTCTCCCCAGCCTTCAGGACTCCATAGTTTCTGAACTGAAACACCAAAGGGGCTCTGGGTTAGGGAAAAGTGATCTAGGCACCTCCTATCCGCCCAGGGACCATCTTTCCAGTCCCTGGATTCCTGGCACCCGTCCACAGAGGGGGGGCTCTCCACTTCCTGCCATCAGCAAACTTGTCCTTGCTGTAGAGAGCCAGGCAGTGACTTCAGCTTGCAGCAGCCTGCAGGATCAGGATGCAGCTGTGGATGCAGCTCAAGAGGCCTTGGCTAGGGAGGGACCACTGGGGTTGAAGAGGATGACTGGACTCGAAGAAATCTCAACACTGGTACCTTCTGCTAGTGACTTAGCAGGGGAGATAGCACATTGTACAACTGCTGGAACTGATAGGCTTGTGGAAGTGGCTCTGCAACTGTCTGGCAGAACTAGGGAAACCAGGCAGGGTTTAGTAGCCATGGCTGGTGACTGGTACCCTCTGTGTCAACAGCTATTTTGCAACGACCCAGCAGCTGATCTTCGAGAAAACATGGCAGTGTTTGTGGAGCTTCAGCAGAATTTAGCCTCAGTGGTTCAACTAGCAGCAAAAAGTGGGCCCATGGATTTGGGTAAAAAGGATTCTGACTCGACTGGGCATCCAGAAGCACTTTTACAAATGCAAGGCAGACTGCAGGAGGCAGAGACCCACGCTAAACAGCTGTTGGACAAGATTCTGGCCTCTGATGGCCTCCAAGACCTCAAGTCATGGGAGGAGAGCATTGAGGATGGGTGCCTTCTATGGTCAGTGACTATCCAAGACCTGCTCCAGTGCATGGAGAGGCTCAGCGGGAGACAAGGCCTGTTCTTGTTCCTGCGACAAGCTGTGAATGACCAGCAAGGGCTGCAGGAAGGGTTGGCTCAGGCAGCAGATGTTTCTCGGAGGCTACAAGAGGCTGCCAGGCTGTCTTCCCTACTGTGTGGGGAGGAGAAAGTAAAGGGTGAAATCTCCTTTCTGTGCAGGGAAGTTCATGTGCTCACAGAAGCTCTGCTGGATGTGGCACAGATCCTGGCCTCCTCCCCCAAACCATCACCCAGCCTGTCCACACGCTTTGAACTTCTCTACTTGGAGCTCACCCTTCGAGCCAAGGCCCTGACTGGCCATCTCAGCAGCATCAATGCAGACTATGAACATGCCCTCCAAGCTGCCTTCTGCCCAAGACTTTCTGTCTGCAGAGACCCCCAGACCAGGCCAGAAAGCTCCCTGGAAAGAATGGTGTCTGGTATCCAAGCTGTGCAAGAAATCGTGGCAggaggtcaggagtctgggcCCTGCCAGGAGAGTCTCCTTGTGGCGCTGGAGAGCATTCTTGTCCTCACCAAGGAGGTAGCCCAGAGGGTCCCTGTGGTCCGAGAACACCCAGAGGAGTGGGGAATGCACATCCTGGACTGGCTTCAGTGGGAGTGGGCAGCTAAGGCCCACCATGCTGTGACCCAGCTCCAGGCTTGGAAAGGTGGTCACACCAAGGCCTGGAGACTCCTGGCCCAGTGCTTGAAGCCCAGTAGTGAGACAGCAGTGATGAAGCCCAGTGATGAACAGGACCCTGTCCAGCGCCAGCTCCACCATGCGGAGGGTGCATCAGGAATGGCTGCAGCGGGCAGTATGGATTCTCAGGGTGCTGCCCCAAGAGACACCCCAGGGAGCTCAGTGGGGACCTGCACTGCTGATCCAGGCATCGCTGGGACAATCACAGCAGACCTGGGCACG CAGCAGCAGAGCGGCACCCCCGCCAGCGCCCCTGGCTGTCCAGCCTGGCTGCGCGCTGATCTGGACCAGCCTCTGCCGGAGGACGGCAGCGCGGACAGTGGGAACAGAATCACCCAGATTACCCGGGAGATGGCCAAGGAGGTGTTCCTAATGGCCCAGAGTTTGAGGAGGAGAGGACGCATCATG ACCAAAGATCAGCTCATCACCTCTGCTAGGAAAATTGCGACTTCTGGACAAAACTTCGCCAAACTTATCTGCATCATTGCTAAGAACTGCACAGATCAAAGATGTTCCCGGGAGCTTCTGTGTGCGGTAGAGCAGATTCAGACAGTGAGCAGCCAGCTCCGCATCATCTCCGG TGTAAAGGCCTCCCTGGCCAGAAGCAAGTCCTCTGAAGAGCTCCTGGTAGAAAATGCACAGCAGCTCCTCTGTGCTGTCTCCAAGACTGTGGGGGCTGCAGAAGCCGCAAGTCTCTGG